In a genomic window of Bicyclus anynana chromosome 5, ilBicAnyn1.1, whole genome shotgun sequence:
- the LOC112048015 gene encoding uncharacterized protein LOC112048015, whose product MKSVKMMRRFCKVPTQSSNVCCHKKPIKLHVRYSASVGSENYRRFCPLVTSIRNLGLGPTSKDFEEHTQISGPLTKMHANELVLRLNDEERKMLFNALQEYASNRIKEEFEDKLAGQRWRSKLGRPSKVPTLGDVDPTGCYCPVPEDWLKKKYAATVQKPTTKELLHLSLANSIPFIGFGFLDNFIMIIAGDSIESSMSAYITLSTMAAAALGNTFSDVIGIGSSYYVERAAVLLGLGAPKLSPVQLDMPVSRRFSNMGRVLGITLGCFLGMTPLLFKDDEKKPEVKQT is encoded by the exons atgaaatcagtgAAAATGATGAGAAGGTTTTGTAAAGTTCCTACGCAAAGTTCAAATGTTTGCTGTCATAAAAAACCGATTAAGTTACATGTTCGATACAGTGCTTCAGTGGGAAGTGAAAACTACAGAAGGTTTTGCCCTCTCGTAACAAGTATCCGAAATTTAGGCCTGGGCCCTACCTCGAAGGACTTCGAGGAGCATACCCAGATATCTGGGCCTCTTACGAAAATGCACGCAAACGAGCTTGTCTTACGCTTGAACGACGAAGAGAGAAAGATGTTATTTAATGCTTTACAGGAATACGCATCAAACAGAATTAAGGAGGAATTTGAAG ACAAATTAGCAGGTCAAAGGTGGAGATCCAAGCTTGGCAGACCTAGCAAAGTCCCCACATTAGGTGATGTTGACCCCACAGGCTGTTACTGCCCTGTTCCAGAGGACTGGCTAAAGAAAAAGTATG CTGCAACTGTTCAAAAGCCAACCACTAAAGAGCTATTGCACT TGTCACTAGCAAATTCAATACCCTTCATTGGCTTTGGTTTCTTGGACAATTTCATCATGATTATTGCT GGCGACAGCATCGAGAGCAGCATGAGCGCGTACATCACGCTGTCGACgatggcggcggcggcgctgggCAACACGTTCAGCGACGTCATCGGCATCGGCTCGTCGTACTACGTGGAGCGCGCCGCCGTGCTGCTGGGGCTGGGCGCGCCCAAGCTGTCGCCCGTGCAGCTCGACATGCCCGTCAGCCGCCGCTTCTCCAACATG GGTCGAGTGCTAGGCATCACACTGGGCTGCTTCCTCGGCATGACTCCGCTGCTGTTCAAAGACGACGAAAAAAAACCCGAAGTCAAGCAGACTTGA
- the LOC112048016 gene encoding 60S ribosomal protein L10a-like: MSSKVSRETLYECVNAVLNLSQEKKRNFLETVELQIALKNYDTQKDKRFAGSVRLKYVTRPNMQVCVLGDQQHCDEARNLGVPCMDAEALKKLNKNKKLVKKLAKKYDAFLASESLIKQIPRLLGPGLNKAGKFPSPLSHQESMSQKIDEVKATVKFQMKKVLCLSVAVGHVDMNADELAQNVHLSVNFLVSLLKKHWQNVRSLHMKSTMGPPQRLY, translated from the coding sequence ATGTCGAGCAAGGTGTCCCGCGAGACGCTGTACGAGTGCGTCAACGCGGTGCTGAACCTGTCGCAGGAGAAGAAGCGCAACTTCCTGGAGACGGTGGAGCTGCAGATCGCGCTCAAGAACTACGACACGCAGAAGGACAAGCGCTTCGCCGGCTCCGTGCGGCTGAAGTACGTGACGCGGCCCAACATGCAGGTGTGCGTGCTGGGCGACCAGCAGCACTGCGACGAGGCGCGCAACCTCGGCGTGCCCTGCATGGACGCCGAGGCGCTGAAGAAGCTCAACAAGAACAAGAAGCTCGTCAAGAAGCTGGCCAAGAAGTACGACGCGTTCCTCGCCTCCGAGTCGCTCATCAAACAGATCCCGCGCCTGCTGGGGCCCGGGCTCAACAAGGCCGGCAAGTTCCCCAGCCCGCTGTCCCACCAGGAGTCCATGTCGCAGAAGATCGACGAGGTGAAGGCCACCGTCAAGTTCCAGATGAAGAAGGTGCTGTGCCTGTCGGTGGCGGTCGGCCACGTGGACATGAACGCGGACGAGCTGGCGCAGAACGTGCACCTGTCCGTCAACTTCCTGGTGTCGCTGCTGAAGAAGCACTGGCAGAACGTGCGCTCGCTGCACATGAAGTCCACCATGGGCCCGCCCCAGCGGTTGTACTAG
- the LOC112048014 gene encoding uncharacterized protein LOC112048014 isoform X2, whose translation MKTKSFLLFSTSVFAISLFLIIFHSQPPQSFQNIVTQTHQHIKDFQEQLRDEEEQHLVQEERYLRLVGLEGQTEAWHNTTVPALVTHARNDEHALVVAFVRAAARLPYTILVYNLGLKPYSLAMVSNYCNSSKCAVIDFDLELFPSHVSDESISAFRPLIIQHALSRVGGVIYCEATQRWAGSAAELAALWARAGADGSLGVLAWPRRAAVTSLTHPRMFHYLRASTDDFLFVQMLDAARLLVAPRPELPDVMRQWTQCALTLDCIMPIGAQSAGCRFDKKPQYRYSGCHGQDASALSIVLGVRAGYEEARYAVRGARGGWRRVGAGAARALFAGLQRNASDDERPERPERATLAPRA comes from the exons atgaaaactaaaagttttttgCTGTTTTCTACGTCAGTGTTTGCAATAAGTCTGTTCCTGATCATTTTCCACTCGCAGCCGCCGCAGTCGTTCCAAAACATCGTCACGCAGACTCATCAACATATCAAAGACTTTCAG GAGCAGCTCCGTGATGAAGAGGAACAGCACCTGGTACAAGAAGAGCGCTACCTGCGACTGGTGGGGCTGGAGGGGCAGACGGAGGCCTGGCACAACACCACTGTACCAGCACTGGTGACACATGCCAGGAACGATGAGCATGCCCTGGTTGTGGCATTTGTGCGGGCAGCTGCTCGCTTGCCTTACACCATCCTCGTTTATAACTTAGGGTTGAAGCCCTACTCACTGGCCATG GTGTCAAACTACTGCAACTCATCGAAGTGTGCAGTGATAGACTTTGACCTGGAGCTGTTTCCCTCGCACGTCAGCGATGAGAGCATCTCTGCCTTCCGACCGCTCATCATTCAG cACGCGCTGAGCCGCGTGGGCGGCGTCATCTACTGCGAGGCGACGCAGCGCTGGGCGGGCTCGGCGGCCGAGCTGGCGGCGCTGTGGGCGCGCGCGGGCGCCGACGGCTCGCTGGGCGTGCTGGCGtggccgcgccgcgccgccgtcACGTCGCTCACGCACCCGCGCATGTTCCACTACCTGCGCGCCAGCACCGACGACTTCCTGTTCGTGCAGATGCTGGACGCGGCGCGCCTGCTGGTGGCGCCGCGGCCCGAGCTGCCCGACGTGATGCGCCAGTGGACGCAGTGCGCGCTCACGCTGGACTGCATCATGCCCATCGGCGCGCAGTCGGCCGGCTGCCGCTTCGACAAGAAGCCGCAGTACCGCTACTCGGGCTGCCACGGGCAGGACGCGTCGGCGCTCAGCATCGTGCTAGGCGTGCGGGCCGGCTACGAGGAGGCGCGCTACGCGGttcgcggcgcgcgcggcggctgGCGGCGcgtgggcgcgggcgcggcgcgcgcgctgtTCGCCGGCCTGCAGCGCAACGCCAGCGACGACGAGCGCCCGGAGCGCCCGGAGCGCGCCACGCTCGCCCCGCGCGCCTAG
- the LOC112048014 gene encoding uncharacterized protein LOC112048014 isoform X1 has protein sequence MKTKSFLLFSTSVFAISLFLIIFHSQPPQSFQNIVTQTHQHIKDFQVSLSQEQLRDEEEQHLVQEERYLRLVGLEGQTEAWHNTTVPALVTHARNDEHALVVAFVRAAARLPYTILVYNLGLKPYSLAMVSNYCNSSKCAVIDFDLELFPSHVSDESISAFRPLIIQHALSRVGGVIYCEATQRWAGSAAELAALWARAGADGSLGVLAWPRRAAVTSLTHPRMFHYLRASTDDFLFVQMLDAARLLVAPRPELPDVMRQWTQCALTLDCIMPIGAQSAGCRFDKKPQYRYSGCHGQDASALSIVLGVRAGYEEARYAVRGARGGWRRVGAGAARALFAGLQRNASDDERPERPERATLAPRA, from the exons atgaaaactaaaagttttttgCTGTTTTCTACGTCAGTGTTTGCAATAAGTCTGTTCCTGATCATTTTCCACTCGCAGCCGCCGCAGTCGTTCCAAAACATCGTCACGCAGACTCATCAACATATCAAAGACTTTCAG GTTTCTCTGTCCCAGGAGCAGCTCCGTGATGAAGAGGAACAGCACCTGGTACAAGAAGAGCGCTACCTGCGACTGGTGGGGCTGGAGGGGCAGACGGAGGCCTGGCACAACACCACTGTACCAGCACTGGTGACACATGCCAGGAACGATGAGCATGCCCTGGTTGTGGCATTTGTGCGGGCAGCTGCTCGCTTGCCTTACACCATCCTCGTTTATAACTTAGGGTTGAAGCCCTACTCACTGGCCATG GTGTCAAACTACTGCAACTCATCGAAGTGTGCAGTGATAGACTTTGACCTGGAGCTGTTTCCCTCGCACGTCAGCGATGAGAGCATCTCTGCCTTCCGACCGCTCATCATTCAG cACGCGCTGAGCCGCGTGGGCGGCGTCATCTACTGCGAGGCGACGCAGCGCTGGGCGGGCTCGGCGGCCGAGCTGGCGGCGCTGTGGGCGCGCGCGGGCGCCGACGGCTCGCTGGGCGTGCTGGCGtggccgcgccgcgccgccgtcACGTCGCTCACGCACCCGCGCATGTTCCACTACCTGCGCGCCAGCACCGACGACTTCCTGTTCGTGCAGATGCTGGACGCGGCGCGCCTGCTGGTGGCGCCGCGGCCCGAGCTGCCCGACGTGATGCGCCAGTGGACGCAGTGCGCGCTCACGCTGGACTGCATCATGCCCATCGGCGCGCAGTCGGCCGGCTGCCGCTTCGACAAGAAGCCGCAGTACCGCTACTCGGGCTGCCACGGGCAGGACGCGTCGGCGCTCAGCATCGTGCTAGGCGTGCGGGCCGGCTACGAGGAGGCGCGCTACGCGGttcgcggcgcgcgcggcggctgGCGGCGcgtgggcgcgggcgcggcgcgcgcgctgtTCGCCGGCCTGCAGCGCAACGCCAGCGACGACGAGCGCCCGGAGCGCCCGGAGCGCGCCACGCTCGCCCCGCGCGCCTAG
- the LOC112048013 gene encoding protein CNPPD1, which translates to MSNVSKRRKDGSRAKIKTMGDHKEFLKRITKTLYYGELPTLPCLSLPVTEISCEMWSDAQRGRSLRRLHADAAARIARSACVSPCALVLAVLYLERLKRCNADYLTAAAPDHLFLISLMVSNKFLQDDGEDDEVICSEWAASGGLDLSQLNKLEVDFLNAIDWNVFVSEKSFEAGLAWLERQVALRQARARGFFTYSDLAAASDTALLAAVARDAVLGLSAILALLTSAVLLLLAHSAARTALSAQTSAASPLTTAQVTPNMPNTTVETQDNDNLSRLNEYPTSFECCDGWSKYQETVETKRNWFDAVVLHDWKSFEPWWSKTSVLNWLYQSSLINPMQKWLEKINLYTEFFKAQDVLPGLEQCDGSRRYSERRCVRQWLNLSKLNVFVASMSDR; encoded by the exons atgtcCAACGTATCGAAACGAAGAAAAGACGGCTCCAGAGCCAAGATCAAG ACCATGGGCGACCACAAGGAATTCCTGAAGAGGATCACAAAGACCTTGTACTACGGAGAGCTTCCTACTCTGCCCTGCCTTAGTCTGCCAGTCACTG AAATCTCATGCGAGATGTGGTCGGACGCGCAGCGCGGGCGCTCGCTGCGGCGCCTGCACGCAGACGCAGCGGCGCGCATCGCTCGCTCTGCGTGCGTGTCTCCGTGCGCGCTCGTGCTCGCCGTCCTGTACCTCGAGCGCTTGAAGCGCTGCAACGCCGACTACCTCACCGCTGCCGCGCCCGATCATCTCTTCCTCATCTCACTG ATGGTAAGCAACAAGTTCTTACAAGACGATGGGGAGGACGACGAGGTGATCTGCTCCGAGTGGGCGGCGTCTGGGGGACTTGATCTCAGCCAGCTCAACAAACTTGAAGTGGATTTCCTTAATGCTATA GATTGGAATGTGTTTGTGAGCGAGAAGTCGTTCGAGGCGGGGCTGGCGTGGCTCGAGCGACAGGTGGCGCTGCGGCAGGCGCGCGCGCGCGGCTTCTTCACTTACTCTGACCTGGCCGCCGCCAGCGACACCGCGCTGCTGGCCGCCGTGGCCAGGGACGCTGTCCTGGGCCTCTCGGCGATCCTGGCCCTGCTGACGTCGGCCGTGCTGCTGCTGCTGGCGCACAGCGCGGCCCGAACTGCCCTCTCCGCTCAGACGTCCGCCGCATCTCCCCTCACAACCGCACAAGTCACTCCCAATATGCCCAACACTACTGTTGAAACACAAGACAATGATAATCTGTCTCGTTTGAACGAATACCCCACCAGCTTCGAGTGTTGCGACGGATGGTCTAAGTACCAGGAGACTGTGGAGACAAAGAGGAATTGGTTTGATGCAGTTGTGCTTCACGATTGGAAATCATTTGAGCCGTGGTGGTCTAAGACTTCCGTCTTGAACTGGTTGTATCAAAGCTCGTTGATCAATCCCATGCAGAAATGGCTAGAGAAAAtaaatctgtacacagaattcTTCAAAGCCCAGGATGTCCTCCCAGGACTGGAACAGTGCGACGGTAGCAGGAGATACAGCGAGAGGCGCTGCGTCCGCCAGTGGCTCAATCTTAGTAAACTAAACGTTTTCGTGGCGTCCATGTCTGATCGATAG
- the LOC112048012 gene encoding caspase Dronc isoform X2 yields MQEEHRKAIQSNFISLVEQTDLDLMVSSLYEKGVFSEQMIEPYKDTNKDVRSRKRLLYMDLMRRGPDAFGHLVDALSEAGYWDLVRELDPDSSLHIRSPRNPVPSTSEYSLESDYVSLSDKKKKSKTGETSKTVLDPLPEPLPSSKDMPDPSRIPQFHVVKSTKFAEYNGGDIKLYRTRGRNRGFLVVFSYIEFPNNMEPYRYGVDVDCKNLKYLFTELGFRVLSYQDLTRSETLDTLKFLKDVIVDTECVFVVVSSHGYELTGSSDNEIRCHDGKLVRISEIVDHFNNKNFPALRDIPKVFIFQLCRGSNEDYLTRPRAGWAGGAGGAGGGAVADGQARAPRHAPPPEPAPGRPRDRVYSDILIAHSTLPGSVSYRDGLAGSWYIQTLCAVFAARAHDCHVEKLFTLVDMQLHAHFHIQTSSVDRWGFNDRLYLHPGLYET; encoded by the exons ATGCAGGAGGAACACAGAAAGGCTATACAAAGCAACTTTATTTCTCTAGTAGAACAAACTGATTTGGACCTAATGGTGTCTTCTTTGTATGAAAAAGGTGTATTTTCTGAGCAAATGATAGAGCCATACAAG gaCACCAATAAAGATGTTAGATCACGCAAACGGCTTCTCTACATGGATTTGATGCGGCGTGGCCCAGATGCCTTTGGTCATCTTGTGGATGCACTCTCTGAGGCCGGCTACTGGGACCTGGTGCGAGAGCTGGACCCTGACAGCTCCCTGCACATACGGTCGCCGAGGAACCCTGTGCCAAGTACTA GTGAATATTCTCTCGAGAGCGATTACGTTAGTTTGAGTGACAAGAAGAAAAAATCGAAAACTGGAGAAACAAGTAAAA CCGTGTTGGATCCATTGCCAGAACCGTTGCCTTCCAGCAAGGATATGCCAGACCCTTCAAGAATTCCACAATTCCATGTTGTGAAGTCAACTAAATTTGCTGAATACAATGGTGGTG ACATCAAGCTTTACCGCACGCGCGGCCGCAACCGCGGCTTCCTCGTGGTCTTCAGCTACATCGAGTTCCCCAACAACATGGAGCCCTACCGCTACGGCGTGGACGTGGACTGCAAGAACCTCAAGTACCTGTTCACTGAGCTGGGATTCAGGGTGCTGTCCTACCAGGACCTGACCAGGAGC GAGACCCTGGACACGCTGAAGTTCCTCAAGGACGTGATCGTGGACACGGAGTGCGTGTTCGTGGTGGTGTCGTCGCACGGCTACGAGCTGACCGGCAGCAGCGACAACGAGATCCGCTGCCACGACGGCAAGCTCGTGCGCATCTCCGAGATCGTGGACCACTTCAACAACAAGAACTTCCCCGCGCTGCGCGACATCCCCAAGGTGTTCATCTTCCAGCTGTGCCG GGGCTCCAACGAGGACTACCTGACGCGGCCGCGCGCGGgctgggcgggcggcgcgggcggggcgggcggcggcgcggtggCGGACGGGcaggcgcgcgcgccgcgccacGCGCCGCCGCCCGAGCCGGCGCCGGGCCGGCCGCGCGACCGCGTGTATTCCGACATCCTCATCGCGCACTCGACGCTGCCGGGCAGCGTGTCGTACCGCGACGGGCTGGCCGGCAGCTGGTACATCCAGACGCTGTGCGCCGTGTtcgcggcgcgcgcgcacgaCTGCCACGTGGAGAAGCTGTTCACGCTGGTGGACATGCAGCTGCACGCGCACTTCCACATCCAGACCTCGTCCGTGGACCGCTGGGGGTTCAACGACCGCCTCTACCTGCACCCCGGACTCTACGAGACGTAG
- the LOC112048012 gene encoding caspase Dronc isoform X1, protein MFKDLHENFILIPSSIISKHLPCLSYIRVVLMRNFLRNGHRQNYIDRGSIMQEEHRKAIQSNFISLVEQTDLDLMVSSLYEKGVFSEQMIEPYKDTNKDVRSRKRLLYMDLMRRGPDAFGHLVDALSEAGYWDLVRELDPDSSLHIRSPRNPVPSTSEYSLESDYVSLSDKKKKSKTGETSKTVLDPLPEPLPSSKDMPDPSRIPQFHVVKSTKFAEYNGGDIKLYRTRGRNRGFLVVFSYIEFPNNMEPYRYGVDVDCKNLKYLFTELGFRVLSYQDLTRSETLDTLKFLKDVIVDTECVFVVVSSHGYELTGSSDNEIRCHDGKLVRISEIVDHFNNKNFPALRDIPKVFIFQLCRGSNEDYLTRPRAGWAGGAGGAGGGAVADGQARAPRHAPPPEPAPGRPRDRVYSDILIAHSTLPGSVSYRDGLAGSWYIQTLCAVFAARAHDCHVEKLFTLVDMQLHAHFHIQTSSVDRWGFNDRLYLHPGLYET, encoded by the exons ATGTTTAAAGATTTGCACGAGAATTTTATTCTAATTCCAAGTTCCATCATATCTAAACACCTGCCTTGCCTGAGTTATAtaagggttgttttaatgagaaacttcttaagaaatggacatcgacaaaattatatagatagag GTTCCATCATGCAGGAGGAACACAGAAAGGCTATACAAAGCAACTTTATTTCTCTAGTAGAACAAACTGATTTGGACCTAATGGTGTCTTCTTTGTATGAAAAAGGTGTATTTTCTGAGCAAATGATAGAGCCATACAAG gaCACCAATAAAGATGTTAGATCACGCAAACGGCTTCTCTACATGGATTTGATGCGGCGTGGCCCAGATGCCTTTGGTCATCTTGTGGATGCACTCTCTGAGGCCGGCTACTGGGACCTGGTGCGAGAGCTGGACCCTGACAGCTCCCTGCACATACGGTCGCCGAGGAACCCTGTGCCAAGTACTA GTGAATATTCTCTCGAGAGCGATTACGTTAGTTTGAGTGACAAGAAGAAAAAATCGAAAACTGGAGAAACAAGTAAAA CCGTGTTGGATCCATTGCCAGAACCGTTGCCTTCCAGCAAGGATATGCCAGACCCTTCAAGAATTCCACAATTCCATGTTGTGAAGTCAACTAAATTTGCTGAATACAATGGTGGTG ACATCAAGCTTTACCGCACGCGCGGCCGCAACCGCGGCTTCCTCGTGGTCTTCAGCTACATCGAGTTCCCCAACAACATGGAGCCCTACCGCTACGGCGTGGACGTGGACTGCAAGAACCTCAAGTACCTGTTCACTGAGCTGGGATTCAGGGTGCTGTCCTACCAGGACCTGACCAGGAGC GAGACCCTGGACACGCTGAAGTTCCTCAAGGACGTGATCGTGGACACGGAGTGCGTGTTCGTGGTGGTGTCGTCGCACGGCTACGAGCTGACCGGCAGCAGCGACAACGAGATCCGCTGCCACGACGGCAAGCTCGTGCGCATCTCCGAGATCGTGGACCACTTCAACAACAAGAACTTCCCCGCGCTGCGCGACATCCCCAAGGTGTTCATCTTCCAGCTGTGCCG GGGCTCCAACGAGGACTACCTGACGCGGCCGCGCGCGGgctgggcgggcggcgcgggcggggcgggcggcggcgcggtggCGGACGGGcaggcgcgcgcgccgcgccacGCGCCGCCGCCCGAGCCGGCGCCGGGCCGGCCGCGCGACCGCGTGTATTCCGACATCCTCATCGCGCACTCGACGCTGCCGGGCAGCGTGTCGTACCGCGACGGGCTGGCCGGCAGCTGGTACATCCAGACGCTGTGCGCCGTGTtcgcggcgcgcgcgcacgaCTGCCACGTGGAGAAGCTGTTCACGCTGGTGGACATGCAGCTGCACGCGCACTTCCACATCCAGACCTCGTCCGTGGACCGCTGGGGGTTCAACGACCGCCTCTACCTGCACCCCGGACTCTACGAGACGTAG